The following DNA comes from Kitasatospora sp. NBC_01287.
GCCAGGGCGCGGCCGGGCTTCGTGAGGCTCATGAGGCCACCTCCAGGATCGGTGCGGGCAGCGCGCCCGCGAGGGCGGCCACCAGGTCGTCGGCGCCCGGGGCGGCGCGGCGGCGCGGCGGCGCGACCTCGGCCAGCGCGTCGATCAGCACCTTGCCGAGCCGCTGCTCGTCGCGGATCCAGACGGCCAGCCCGGCCTCGTCCAGCGCGGCCGCGTTGGTCACCCCGTGGCCCGGCAGGCAACGGTAGCTGACCACCGGGACGCCGCTGGCCATGGCCTCCAGCGAGGTGAGCCCACCGGCGTTCTGCACCACCACGTCGCAGGCCCGCAGCAGGGCGGGCATGTCGTCCACCCAGCCGAGCGCCACCCCGGTCCCGGCAGCCGTCAGCTTCTCGCGCAGCGCCTCGTTGTGACCGCAGACGGTGACCGGGACGGCCACCTGGGAGGCGGCTATCTCCCGCGCCGTCTGCTCCACCTCGCCGACCCCCCAGGAGCCCGCGGTGATCAGCGCGACCGGCTGGTCGACCGGCAGGCCGAAGCGGGTGCGCTCGCGCTGCCGCTCGGCCGCCGAGCGGACCGGGCGGAAGGCCGGTCCCACCAGCGGGGCGCAGATCTCCACCAGGCGCGCGCCGTGGCCCTGGGCCTGGTCGGCGGCCACCGGGTGCAGGGCCAGGTGCAGGTCCACGCCCTCGGCGACCCAGAGCGGGTGCACCGACATGTCGGTGAGGAAGGTGGCCACCGGCACCGGCAGCTCGCCGCGGCGGCGCAGCCGGCCGAGCGCCTGGCTGGCCAGCGGGTAGGTGGAGACCACCGCGCACACGTCCTGGCCGATCAGCTTCCTGGTGCGGCGGGCGGCGGCCTTCGCGAAGAGCCCGCCGACCAGCGAGTTGGACCCCTGGTGCCGCTCCAGCCCGCGCAGCAGCCAGCCCCAGGCCCACGGCGCGACCTTGAGCTCCAGCGCGTAGCTGCCGCGCAGCAGGCGCCCGCAACCCGGCGGCAGCAGGTCGAGGAAGTCGTGGCACTCGGCCTGGAACCCGGCCGCCACCAGGCGGCGGACCAGTTCGCGGGCGGCGCCGTCGTGACCCGCCCCCACGCTCGCGGACACGACGGTGATCCGGCGCGGCTGAGTCGACCGCATCAGGCTCCTTCCAGGCGGGCGCCGCCACCGCCGACGACGGAAGCCGCACCCGCGACTTCACTGCGTCTCACGGATGTGCTGGGACCACCGGGCACTGGGCCCGGTCCGCCCGTGGCCGTCGCGCGTGCGCGTGACCGCCCGGGTGCCGGCGACCCGGCCCCGTCGCGGTGGGTCCCCCCGTCGCCCCGTGCCGGACCCGGTCCGGAAAAACCTGACGGACCGGCCCCGAGATCCCTGTCGGAGCCGGTCCAGCTCGTCGTGCGGTGCGGCCGCCGGCCGCCTCGCACGGACGGTAGGGCGCCCAGCGGGAGCCCTTCTGGCCTGGAGCCGGACACCAGGTGTCCGGCGGCTGAACTGCTGCCGACCTGTGCTGCCCACCCGTCCCGGTGAACTGCTGCGCCACAGCATGGAGGCCCCCAGCTGAAGCCGAGCTGAAGGAACCTGAAGGGGTCTTCAGCAAACGGCCGCGGGCGCCTGGGATCCTTGTCGTCATGCGTGTACTGGTGGTGGAGGACGAACGGCGGCTGGCCGCGGCGCTGCAGCGTGGGCTGCAGGCCGAGGGGATGACCGTCGACGTGGCCCACGACGGGCCGCAGGGCCTCTGGCTGGCCGGCGAGCACGACTACGACGTGATCGTGCTGGACATCATGCTGCCGGGGGTCAACGGCTACCGGGTCTGTGCCCGGCTGCGGGCGGCGGGCAACGAGGCCGGCATCCTGATGCTGACCGCGAAGGACGGCGAGTACGACGAGGCCGAGGCCCTGGACACCGGGGCCGACGACTTCCTCTCCAAGCCCTTCTCCTACGTGGTGCTGGTCGCCCGGCTGCGCGCGCTGGCCCGGCGCACCGGCCGGCGCCGGCCGCAGAGCCTGCAGTTCGGCGACCTGGTGCTCGACCCGGCCCGGCACAGCTGCTCGCGGGGCGGGGTGCAGATCAAGCTGACCGCCCGCGAGTTCGCGGTGCTGGAGTGCCTGGCCCGGCGGGCGGGCGAGGTGGTGCCCAAGCGGGAGATCCTGGAGCAGGTCTGGGACAGCGCCTTCGAGGGCGATCCGAACGTGGTGGAGGTGCACATCAGCGCGGTGCGGCGGAAGATCGACGCGCCGTTCGGGCGCGCGGCGCTGGAGACCGTGCGCGGCGCCGGGTACCGGCTGGCGGCCGACGGTGGCTGAGCCACCGGCGGGCCCGCTCCGCGGGCGTGGTGGGCTCGGCGGGTTCCGGGGGCTCGGCGGGTTCGGCGCGGCGGGCCTGGGCGCACCCGGGGGTCCCGGCCGCCGGGGCCTGGGCCGGCTGCGGCCGATGACCGTGCGCGCCCGCGCCACCCTGGGGGCCAGCGCGGTGGTCGCGATCGCCCTGGCCATCGCCTCGCTCGCGCTGCTGGGCCTGCTCGACGCCAACCTGCTGCACAACGCGGAGACCGACGCCGACGCGCAGGCCACCGCGGTCGCCCAGCTCGCGGTGGCCGGTCGGCTCGACCCGCTGCTGCCGCCCACCCACGGAGCCGACTTCCTGCAGGTGGTGGACGCGCGGGGCAAGGTCCTGACGTCCAGCCAGAACCTGACGGGCCGGCCCCCGGTCGCCCCGCACCGCCCCGTCGTGCCGGGCACCGTGCGCAGCACCATGGACGTCGCGGGCCTGGGGCAGGACCACCGGCAGCGGGTGGTGCAGGTCACCACCGAGACCGGTGGCGGCCTGGTCACCGTCTACGCCGGCACCTCCCTGCGGGACGCGGACGCCGCCGACTCCACCACGGCGGCCGCGCTCGCGGTCGGCGTGCCGCTGCTGCTGCTCACCGTCGCCTGGGTCACCTGGTGGGTGACCGGACGGGCGCTGCGCCCGGTGGAGTCGATCCGGGCCGAGGTGGCCGCGATCAGCGACCGCGACCTGCACCGGCGGGTCCCGGTGCCGCAGACCCACGACGAGGTGGCCCGGCTGGCGCTGACCATGAACGCCACCCTGGACCGGCTGGAGTCCTCCGGGCAGCGCCAGCGCCAGTTCATCGCGGACGCCTCGCACGAGCTGCGCAGTCCGATCGCGGTGCTGCGCACCCAGCTGGAGGTGGCCCTCGCGGTGCCGGACCAAGCGCTGCGGCCCGAGCTGATCAGCGGCGCGCTGGAGGACACCGAGCGCCTCCAGCACCTGGCCTCCGACCTGCTGCTGCTGGCCCGGATCGACGCCGCCGAGCCCTGCCCCTCGGACCGGCTGGACCTGAGCGACCTGGTCCAGGAGGCGATCGGCAAGCGCCGCGGGGACCGGCTGCCGATCCGCGCGGAGCTGGCGCCCGGGGTGGAGGTGGCGGGCAGCGGACTCTGGCTGACCCGGGTGGTGACCAACCTGCTGGACAACGCGCAGCGGTTCGCCGACCAGCGGGTCGCCCTCGCGCTGCGGGCCGACCCCGCGGCGCGCCTCGCGGTGCTGGAGGTCACCGACGACGGACCCGGCATCCCCGAGCCGGACCGCGAGCGGGTCTTCGAGCGCTTCACCCGGCTCGACGACGCGCGCAGCCGCGACCACGGCGGCACCGGCCTGGGGCTGGCCATCGCCCGCGACCTGGCGGAGCACCACCGCGGCACCCTGACCGCCGAACCGGCCGCGCACGGCGCCCGCCTGGTGGCGCGACTGCCGCTGACCGGCCCGGCGCCCGAGCCGGCGCCCCGCGCCTGTTAGGTTCCTTGGCATCCCGGCGGGGCCGACCCGGCACGGCCGGGGCCCACCAGGCTCCCGCGCGCTCCACCGGGGTCCGGCGGGATCCACCGGGATACACCAGGATCCGCGCGGAGATTTCCGTTATCGGCCGCCCCCGCACGGCTCTCCCATGGTGGACAGGTCGGTTGACGGAGAAGGTGGGCACGGGTGGACACGGCAGCGGGCGGGAATCCGACGGGTCCGGGGCAACCCGGGAACCCCGACGAGGCGGAGCGCCTGGTGGACCGGGCGCGGACCGGGGACGAGCACGCCCGCCAGGAGCTGATCGCCGGGCACCTGCCGCTCGTCTACAACATCGTGGGACGCGCGCTCAACGGGCACCCGGACACCGATGACGTGGTGCAGGAGACCATGCTGCGGGCGGTCGACGGCCTGCCCGGGTTGCGCGAGGCGGGCGCCTTCCGCTCCTGGCTGGTGGCGATCGCGCTGAACCAGGTGCGCCACCGCCACCGCGACCAGCAGAGCGCCCGCACCGCGCAGTTGGGCGGCGGCCTTGACGAGGCACGGGAACTGGCCGACCCGGCGGCCGACTTCGTGGGGCTCACCATCACCCGGCTGGGCCTGTCCGGGCAGCGGCGCGAGGTCGCCGAGGCCACCCGCTGGCTGGACCCGGCCGACCGTGAACTGCTCGCCCTGTGGTGGCAGGAGGCGGCGGGCGAGGTGAGCCGGGCCGAGCTGGCGGCCGCCCTGGAGCTCAGCGCGCAGCACGCCGCGGTGCGGGTGCAGCGGGTCAAGGAGCGGCTGGACACCGCCCGGGTCGTGGTGCGGGCGCTGGCCGCCCGGCCCGCCTGCCCGGAGCTGGCCGCGCTCACCGCCGACTGGGACGGCGCCCCCGCCGCCCTGTGGCGCAAGCGGATCGCCCGTCACGCCGGCGGCTGCGCCACCTGCCAGGGCCAGGTCCGCGACCTGGTGCCGGCCGAAGGCCTGCTGGCCGGCCTGGCCCTGCTGCCGCTCCCCCGGCGGCTGCACCTGCGGCCCACGGCCGACGCGAACGCGGCCGGCAACGGCGCGGGCCGGGGCACACCAGGCCGGAGCAGTTCGGGCCGGGGCAGTTCGGGCCGGGGCAGTTCGGGCCGGAGCGACACCGGGCGAGGCGAGAGCACGGCACACCGCCGCACCCCGGGACACGGCGGGCGCCGCCGCCCGGGCGGCGGGCGGCGGCGGGCGACCCGGCCGCGCGGCCGCAAGGCGCTGGCCACCCTGGCCATCGGCACCCTCGCCGCGGTGACCGCCACCGGCCTGCTCTGGCGGCTGCAGCCCGCGCAGGGCACCACCGCGCACGCCGCGGGAGCGGTGAGCTCCGCCGCCGAGCCCGCCTCGCTGCTCTTCCACGGCACCTACCCACTGGTCGGCGCGACCTCCGGCACCGCGCCGAGCGCCACGCCGAGCACCGAAGGGCCGGTTGCCTCCACCGTCCCTTCCCCGTCCCCGTCGACCCCGACCGCGGCGGCGACGACCAAGGCGCCGCCCAGCACCGCCGCACCGCGCGGCGGCACCTCGGCCACCGTGGCCGGCTACGCCCAGCAGGTGCTCGACCTGGTCAACGCCCAGCGCGCGCAGAACGGCTGCGGGCCGCTCACGGCCAACAGCAAGCTCCAGGCGGCCGCCCAGGGGCAGTCCGACGACATGGCGGCCCGCCACTTCTTCGACCACACCAACCCCGACGGTGCGGACCCGCAGCAGCGGATCGACAAGGCCGGCTACCAGTGGAGCAGCTGGGGCGAGAACATCGCCCAGGGCCAGGCCGACCCGGCGGCGGTGATGGACAGCTGGATGAACAGCTCCGGCCACCGCGCCAACATCCTCAACTGCGCCTTCAAGGAGATCGGCGTCGGCATCCACCTCGGCCCCAACGGCCCTTGGTGGACCCAGGACTTCGGCTCCCCCGCCTGACACGCTTGTCCGAGACCTATGTCCGAGATCCATGTCTGAGGCTCGCGTCTGACACTCTCGTCTGACACCCATGTCTGAGACCTGTGTCTGACACCCCCGTCTGATACTCAAGTCTGAGACCTTCGTACGAGACCCCCGTCTGAGACTCACGTCTGAGACCTTCGTACGAGACCCACGTCTGAGAGCCTCGTCCGGGCCCCGTGTCTGAGACCCATGTCTGAGACCGACCGCCACGGCAGGACCCGACAGCAGCAGGACTGGGCCACTCCTGATCGGAGCGGCCCCGTCCCGGCCTCGACGGACCGTCAGCCCGCGCGCACCGCCTCGCCCGCCGGCCCCGGCGGCTCGGCGGCGCCGGCGTGCGCCGCGTGGGCGGCCTGGGCCGCCTGCACCTCGGCCCGGCCCAGGGCCAGGTGGGCGGCACAGGCGACGACCACCCAGGCGAGGCCGCCGCTGTGGGTGTAGGCGTGCCCGGCGGTGTGCAGTTGCTGCTGGTCGGTGCCGCAGTAGAGGCAGGCATCGGCATGCAGCTGCTCACCGCTGACCAGCAACTGCTGGGCGGGGCCGTCGATCGGGTGGTAGTCGATCGGGATCGGCGGCCGGGCGGCGGTGAGCTGGTGGGTTGTCAGGTCCGAGGTCATCGGGTCAGCTCCAGGGGGAGGTCTCCACGGTTCTGGGCGGCTCGGCCTCGGTCACCCTGTGTGGCCGCTCGACTCCGTCCATGTGCCCAGCCTGGCCCTGCCGGGCGGCCGCCGCACCCCGGACGACCAGATTGGCCGCGCCCGGACACCGGAAAGGCGAATACCCGTCACCGCCCGGTCGCCACCGGGGTGTCACGCGACCGACGGGCGCCCGGCCGGCCCCGGGCCACCACCGGCACCACCTCTCCCCGGCGCACCTCGCACACCTGCGGGCCCCTGCCGCCCACCCCGCACCCGGGTAGCATGACGTCCACATTATTCTCATTCTGAACGGTTTGTCCGTGCTACCGTTCCCCGCATGAATGCCGCCACCCCCGTCCCGCTCGCCGCGACGCTCTCCTACCGGCTCGGCACCGTCGGCACCATCGCCAGTCACCGTTACACCGAGCGGGTCGAGACCCTGGGCCTGAAGCTCAAGGACGTCGTCCTGCTGCACCTGCTCCAGGACGGTGGCCCCGCCTCGCAGCTGGAGGTGGCCCGGCTGATGGGCGTGGCGCCCAGCCTGGTGGTCACGGTGGCCGACCGGCTGGAGGCGCTGGGCGCGATACGCCGACTGCGCGACCCGGACGACCGGCGCCGCCAGCAGCTGGTGCTGACCGAGCCGGGCCGCGAGCTGCTGGCGCGCTGCACCACTCTCGCCCAGGAGCTGGACGCCGAACTGACCGCCGACCTGGACGAGGCGGCCCGGCAGGCGCTGAACGCCGCGCTCGGCACCCTGGCCGCCGGCCTCGGCCTGCCGACCTGACCGACCTGACACGTGACCACCCCGACGGCTGACCACCCCAACAGCTGACCGCCCCGGCGGACCCGCCACCCGGCCCGGACCAGGGGGATGACAGAGTGTCAGCATGCCGACGATCTCGCTGCCCCACCAGCTGACCCGGACCCGTGGCTTCACCCTCGGCGCCGCCGAGCAGTTCACCGTCGCCCCCGACGGCGCCACGGTCTTCTTCCTGCGCACCAGGACCGGTGACGACCCGGTCACCTGCCTGTGGGCGCTGGACCTCGACAGCGCGCGCGAGCGCCTGCTGGTGGATCCCGCCGAACTGCTGGGCGGCGCGGGCGAGCAGCTCTCCGAGGAGGAGCGGACCCGTCGCGAGCGCAGCCGCACCCTGGCCGCCGGCATCATCGGCTACAGCACCGACGCGGCCGTGAGCCTCGCCGTCTTCGCGCTCTCCGGCAGCCTCTGGACGGTGGACACCGCCACCGGGGCCGCGCGCCGGCTGCCCGCCGAGGGACCGGTGGTCGACCCGCGCCCCGACCCGACCGGCCGCCGGATCGCCTACCTCAGCGGTGGCACCCTGCGGCTGATCGACGCCGACGGCACCGGCGACCACGCGCTGGCCGCCCCCGACGGGCCCGCCGTCACCTTCGGCGCGCCCGAGCACGTCGCGGCCGAGTCGATGGACCGCCACCGCGGCTACTGGTGGGCCCCCGACGGCGAGCGGCTGCTGGTCGCCCGGGTGGACAACGCCGACGTGCTGCTCTGGTACCTCGCCGACCCGGCCGACCCCGCCAAGCCGCCGCGCGCCGTGCACTACCCCGCGGCCGGCAGCGCCAACGCCGAGGTCACGCTCTGGCTGACCGAGCTGGACGGCAGCCGCCGCGAGGTGCGCTGGGACCGGCGGGCCTTCGAGTACCTGGCCACCGCGGGGTGGGACGCGCACGGCCCGCTCGCGAGCGTGCAGAGCCGCGACCAGCGCACCGTCCAGGTCCTGGCGATCGACCTCGCCGACGGGTCCACCACCGTGCTGGCCGAGCAGCGCGACGACCACTGGGTGCACCTGCTGCCCGGCCTGCCCGCGCGGACGGCGGGCGGAGCGCTGCTCGGCTCCGTCGACGAGGGCGACACCCGGCGGCTGACCGTGGCCGGCACCCCGGTCACCGAGCCCGGCGTCGAGCTGCGCGCCGTGCTGGGCACCGACGGCGAGGCGGTGCTCTTCACCGCCTCGCCGGATCCCGTCGAGATCCAGCTGTGGTCCTACCACCCCGAGCACGGCGCCCGCCCGCTCAGCGCCGAGCCCGGGGTCCACCACGGGGTCCTGCGGGCCGGCACCCTGGTGCACACCGCCCGCACCCTGGGGCACGCCGGCTCGCGGAGCACCGTGCTGCGCCCGGGCCGGGCGGCGGTGCCGGTCGCCTCCGGGGTGGAGGAGCCGCTGCTGGCCCTGCGTGCCGAGTTCGCCGCCGTGGGCGAGCGCGAGCTGCGCACCGTGCTCTTCCTGCCGTCCTGGCACCGCCCGGGCGACCCGGCGCTGCCGGTGCTGCTCGACCCGTACGCCGGGCCCGGCTTCCAGAAGGTGCTCGCCCAGCAGTCGGCGCACGCGCTGATCTCCCAGTGGTTCGCCGAGCAGGGCTTCGCGGTGCTGGTCACCGACGGCTCGGGGGTGCGCGGGCGCGGGCCGCGCTGGGAGCGGGAGGTCCACGGCGACGCGTTCGGCCCGGTACTGGAGGACCAGGTCACCGCGCTGCACGAGGTCGCCGCGCGCCACCCGGAGCTGGACCTGGGCCGGGTCGGGATCCGCGGCTGGTCCTTCAGCGGCGGCCTGGCCGCGATGGCCGTGCTGAAGCGGCCGGAGGTCTTCCACGCCGCCGTCGTCGGCGCCCCGGTCACCGACATGGGCCTGTACGACACCCACTGGCGCGAGCGCTACCTCGGTACCCCCGAGGAGCACCCCGAGCACTACGCGGCCTGCTCCCCGCTGACCTGGGCGGCGCGGCTGAGCCGTCCGCTGCTGCTCATCCACGGGCTGGCCGACGACAACGTCTTCGCGGCCAACACCCTGCGCTTCTCCAGCGCGCTGCTCGCCGCCGGCCGCCCGCACGAGGTGCTCCCGCTCAGCGGGGTGACGCACGCGGGCTCGGCCTCCCCGGTCTTCCCGCAGTTGCTGGAGCACCAGCTGGAGTTCCTGCGGCGCCACCTGGGGTAGGCCGGCCGGGCCCGTCCCGGCGCGCGGCGGCGGCCCGGCCCGGGGCCCTGCGCCGGGGCGCTACGGCTGGACGTCGCTGCGCCCGGAGATCCAGGCGATGGCGTCGTGCGCGCCGCGGGCGTGCTCGCGCACCTCGTCGGGCAGCCGCAGGTCCAGGTGGCGCACCTGGGCGGCCTGCTGTTCGGCACCGAGCTGGGCCGGGCAGGGCCCCTCGGGTCCGCTGGCGACACTGGCGGTGATGGGGGCGAGTCGGCTGGTACCGAGCGCCCACCGGTAGCCGTCCAGCGCACCGTCCCGAGCATGCGAGTGCTCGAAAGGGGTGTCGCCGATGTACTCCAGGCGCGCGAGCGCGCTCTCAACCTGCTCCCGGGAACGCGCCCCGACCCGGGACGTCACATCGTGGCTGGTCATGACCGCAGACTATGCACGCCCCGGCCCCGGGGCGCCCCCGAGGGGGCCAAGGGGGCGAACCGGCCGCCCAGTTCGCGCGCACCGCGGCGGGGCGGGCCAGGCGGGCCACGCGGGGCGGGCCAGGTGGGCCACGCGGGCCGGAGAAAAATCCGCCGTCATCGCGGACTCCCGCGCGCCGGAGGTGCGCGGGCGGGCGCTTCGGCTCCACACTCGTGGGAGCAGGGCCATCCGGCCGAACACGCCCCGATCCACGGAGGCCTCCCATGTCCGAGCCCACCGACAGTGAGTCGCCCACTCCCGACCACCTGCTGCACACCGGCGCCGAGCACCCCGTCGACCCGATCGACCTGGTGATGGCCTCCGGTCAGGACCCGACCCCGGCGCTGATCGAGAAGGCCCGCCGGTCACTGGAGCGGGACGGCGCCGCCGCCGTCGAGCGCGTGCTCCCCTGACCCGCCCGGCCCCCGCCGACGCCGCCCTGTCCCACCCCGTCAGTGGCGGCGTCGGCGTTCGTGCCGGCGCAGCAGGTGCCGGACGCCGAGGGCCACCAGCAGCAGCGCCAGGGCCAGCAGCAGGTAGAGCTGGTAGCGCAGCGCGGTCCGGTAGACCTGGTCGATGTCGCTGCCGGCCAGGTAGCCGGCGGTGCTCCAGGCACCGACCCAGAGCAGCGCGCCGGCGGTGTTCCAGACCATGAAGCGGCGCCAGGGCATCCCGGTGGTGCCGGCGATGATGCCGTTGGTCTGGCGCAGCCCGTCGATGAAGCGGGCCACCAGGATCACCCGGCCGCCGTTGCGCGCGAAGAAGTCCTCGGCCTTGACCAGCCGGGGGCCGGTGAGCCCGACGTAGCGGCCGTAGCGGTGCACCAGGGCCCGCCCGCCGTAGCGGCCCAGCAGATAGCCCAGGCAGTCGCCCGCCACCGCCGCGAGCACCGCGACCGTGATCACCGCCGCCAGGTCGAGCTGCC
Coding sequences within:
- a CDS encoding sigma-70 family RNA polymerase sigma factor yields the protein MDRARTGDEHARQELIAGHLPLVYNIVGRALNGHPDTDDVVQETMLRAVDGLPGLREAGAFRSWLVAIALNQVRHRHRDQQSARTAQLGGGLDEARELADPAADFVGLTITRLGLSGQRREVAEATRWLDPADRELLALWWQEAAGEVSRAELAAALELSAQHAAVRVQRVKERLDTARVVVRALAARPACPELAALTADWDGAPAALWRKRIARHAGGCATCQGQVRDLVPAEGLLAGLALLPLPRRLHLRPTADANAAGNGAGRGTPGRSSSGRGSSGRGSSGRSDTGRGESTAHRRTPGHGGRRRPGGGRRRATRPRGRKALATLAIGTLAAVTATGLLWRLQPAQGTTAHAAGAVSSAAEPASLLFHGTYPLVGATSGTAPSATPSTEGPVASTVPSPSPSTPTAAATTKAPPSTAAPRGGTSATVAGYAQQVLDLVNAQRAQNGCGPLTANSKLQAAAQGQSDDMAARHFFDHTNPDGADPQQRIDKAGYQWSSWGENIAQGQADPAAVMDSWMNSSGHRANILNCAFKEIGVGIHLGPNGPWWTQDFGSPA
- a CDS encoding cell wall metabolism sensor histidine kinase WalK; amino-acid sequence: MAEPPAGPLRGRGGLGGFRGLGGFGAAGLGAPGGPGRRGLGRLRPMTVRARATLGASAVVAIALAIASLALLGLLDANLLHNAETDADAQATAVAQLAVAGRLDPLLPPTHGADFLQVVDARGKVLTSSQNLTGRPPVAPHRPVVPGTVRSTMDVAGLGQDHRQRVVQVTTETGGGLVTVYAGTSLRDADAADSTTAAALAVGVPLLLLTVAWVTWWVTGRALRPVESIRAEVAAISDRDLHRRVPVPQTHDEVARLALTMNATLDRLESSGQRQRQFIADASHELRSPIAVLRTQLEVALAVPDQALRPELISGALEDTERLQHLASDLLLLARIDAAEPCPSDRLDLSDLVQEAIGKRRGDRLPIRAELAPGVEVAGSGLWLTRVVTNLLDNAQRFADQRVALALRADPAARLAVLEVTDDGPGIPEPDRERVFERFTRLDDARSRDHGGTGLGLAIARDLAEHHRGTLTAEPAAHGARLVARLPLTGPAPEPAPRAC
- a CDS encoding prolyl oligopeptidase family serine peptidase, which produces MPTISLPHQLTRTRGFTLGAAEQFTVAPDGATVFFLRTRTGDDPVTCLWALDLDSARERLLVDPAELLGGAGEQLSEEERTRRERSRTLAAGIIGYSTDAAVSLAVFALSGSLWTVDTATGAARRLPAEGPVVDPRPDPTGRRIAYLSGGTLRLIDADGTGDHALAAPDGPAVTFGAPEHVAAESMDRHRGYWWAPDGERLLVARVDNADVLLWYLADPADPAKPPRAVHYPAAGSANAEVTLWLTELDGSRREVRWDRRAFEYLATAGWDAHGPLASVQSRDQRTVQVLAIDLADGSTTVLAEQRDDHWVHLLPGLPARTAGGALLGSVDEGDTRRLTVAGTPVTEPGVELRAVLGTDGEAVLFTASPDPVEIQLWSYHPEHGARPLSAEPGVHHGVLRAGTLVHTARTLGHAGSRSTVLRPGRAAVPVASGVEEPLLALRAEFAAVGERELRTVLFLPSWHRPGDPALPVLLDPYAGPGFQKVLAQQSAHALISQWFAEQGFAVLVTDGSGVRGRGPRWEREVHGDAFGPVLEDQVTALHEVAARHPELDLGRVGIRGWSFSGGLAAMAVLKRPEVFHAAVVGAPVTDMGLYDTHWRERYLGTPEEHPEHYAACSPLTWAARLSRPLLLIHGLADDNVFAANTLRFSSALLAAGRPHEVLPLSGVTHAGSASPVFPQLLEHQLEFLRRHLG
- a CDS encoding DedA family protein gives rise to the protein MTAVGPLAAAASPLAAVPLPAVQLAATPELPGPLAALAPFLTQYGYLAVGLLVLLDNAALPVPGQTVLILAAVYAGAGQLDLAAVITVAVLAAVAGDCLGYLLGRYGGRALVHRYGRYVGLTGPRLVKAEDFFARNGGRVILVARFIDGLRQTNGIIAGTTGMPWRRFMVWNTAGALLWVGAWSTAGYLAGSDIDQVYRTALRYQLYLLLALALLLVALGVRHLLRRHERRRRH
- a CDS encoding glycosyltransferase; this translates as MRSTQPRRITVVSASVGAGHDGAARELVRRLVAAGFQAECHDFLDLLPPGCGRLLRGSYALELKVAPWAWGWLLRGLERHQGSNSLVGGLFAKAAARRTRKLIGQDVCAVVSTYPLASQALGRLRRRGELPVPVATFLTDMSVHPLWVAEGVDLHLALHPVAADQAQGHGARLVEICAPLVGPAFRPVRSAAERQRERTRFGLPVDQPVALITAGSWGVGEVEQTAREIAASQVAVPVTVCGHNEALREKLTAAGTGVALGWVDDMPALLRACDVVVQNAGGLTSLEAMASGVPVVSYRCLPGHGVTNAAALDEAGLAVWIRDEQRLGKVLIDALAEVAPPRRRAAPGADDLVAALAGALPAPILEVAS
- a CDS encoding MarR family winged helix-turn-helix transcriptional regulator, giving the protein MNAATPVPLAATLSYRLGTVGTIASHRYTERVETLGLKLKDVVLLHLLQDGGPASQLEVARLMGVAPSLVVTVADRLEALGAIRRLRDPDDRRRQQLVLTEPGRELLARCTTLAQELDAELTADLDEAARQALNAALGTLAAGLGLPT
- a CDS encoding response regulator transcription factor, with product MRVLVVEDERRLAAALQRGLQAEGMTVDVAHDGPQGLWLAGEHDYDVIVLDIMLPGVNGYRVCARLRAAGNEAGILMLTAKDGEYDEAEALDTGADDFLSKPFSYVVLVARLRALARRTGRRRPQSLQFGDLVLDPARHSCSRGGVQIKLTAREFAVLECLARRAGEVVPKREILEQVWDSAFEGDPNVVEVHISAVRRKIDAPFGRAALETVRGAGYRLAADGG